In Synechococcus sp. MU1617, one DNA window encodes the following:
- a CDS encoding TIGR03279 family radical SAM protein, giving the protein MWNEPSAGVAVAALDPTSKGRQPQPAVVASVESGSIGEELGFEPGDQLLSINGIRPRDLIDYRYLCVEEELCLEVRDAKGALHQVELEKDADDGLGLAFTEALFDGLRQCNNNCPFCFIDQQPPGRRDSLYLKDDDYRLSFLYGSYLTLTNLGEADWQRIEEQRLSPLFVSVHATDPELRSRLLVNPRAAQVMDQLAWFDQRDLQIHAQVVVCPGLNDGPALERTLNDLAAFAAGPWPAVLSAAVVPVGLTRFRPADDGLVPVDPDCARRVIAQVEPMQQHFQEVLGTRFAWLSDEWYLVAGLPLPPRDNYEDLPQQENGVGSIRAFLEALDAATEDLPSVVPGPRRCSWVVGQIVAQALQPVAERLNAVDGVEFHLIGLPSPYWGQEQVVTGLLTGQDLLTGLKGQELGDELLLPSVMLRQGEPVFLDDMTLEALAAQLPVPIQIVHGAADVVDSVLGVVGKSP; this is encoded by the coding sequence GTGTGGAATGAGCCATCCGCCGGGGTTGCTGTTGCAGCTCTGGATCCAACTAGCAAAGGTCGTCAACCGCAGCCAGCGGTCGTGGCGTCCGTGGAGTCCGGCTCGATTGGGGAGGAGCTGGGTTTTGAGCCGGGCGATCAGTTGCTCAGCATCAATGGCATTCGCCCACGCGATCTGATCGATTACCGCTACCTCTGCGTGGAGGAGGAGCTTTGCCTTGAGGTGCGTGATGCAAAAGGTGCGCTGCATCAGGTGGAGCTTGAAAAAGATGCCGATGACGGCCTTGGGCTGGCCTTCACCGAGGCTCTTTTTGATGGCTTGCGCCAGTGCAACAACAACTGTCCGTTCTGTTTCATTGATCAGCAGCCCCCTGGGCGGCGCGACAGCCTGTATCTCAAAGACGACGATTACCGGCTGAGTTTTCTTTATGGCTCCTATCTGACGCTCACCAACCTGGGCGAGGCCGACTGGCAGCGGATTGAGGAGCAGCGCTTATCGCCTTTGTTTGTTTCGGTGCATGCAACGGATCCCGAGCTGCGCTCACGACTGCTGGTGAATCCGCGTGCTGCCCAGGTGATGGACCAGCTCGCCTGGTTTGACCAGCGTGATTTGCAGATCCATGCCCAGGTGGTCGTTTGCCCAGGGCTGAACGACGGTCCTGCCCTGGAGAGAACGCTGAATGACCTCGCCGCCTTCGCGGCAGGCCCCTGGCCGGCGGTGCTGTCTGCGGCGGTGGTGCCGGTGGGGCTCACCCGCTTCAGGCCAGCGGACGACGGCTTGGTTCCTGTGGATCCGGACTGCGCCCGCAGGGTGATTGCTCAGGTGGAACCCATGCAGCAGCACTTCCAGGAAGTATTGGGCACCCGTTTTGCTTGGCTCTCCGATGAGTGGTACCTGGTGGCGGGATTGCCTTTGCCTCCCCGGGATAACTACGAGGATCTCCCGCAGCAGGAAAATGGCGTGGGCAGCATCCGTGCCTTCCTTGAAGCGTTGGATGCTGCAACTGAGGATTTGCCCAGCGTCGTCCCTGGGCCCCGTCGTTGCAGCTGGGTGGTCGGACAAATCGTGGCTCAGGCGTTGCAGCCTGTGGCTGAACGGCTGAATGCTGTTGATGGCGTCGAGTTTCATCTGATCGGGTTGCCGAGTCCCTATTGGGGGCAGGAGCAGGTGGTGACCGGACTGTTGACGGGACAGGATCTGCTCACTGGCCTCAAGGGCCAAGAGCTGGGCGATGAGCTGCTGCTCCCGTCGGTGATGCTGCGACAGGGGGAGCCCGTCTTCCTGGATGACATGACCCTGGAAGCCCTCGCCGCGCAGCTTCCGGTCCCCATTCAGATCGTTCATGGGGCGGCTGACGTCGTGGACTCAGTTTTGGGTGTCGTAGGAAAAAGTCCCTAA